In Cercospora beticola chromosome 3, complete sequence, the following proteins share a genomic window:
- the ERG5 gene encoding RNA polymerase C-22 sterol desaturase: MASIRETFNASSTALPDTIHAVIASANTGILSKAWHNFTPVSWFGVFLTVFLAAVIYDQISYWQLKGPLAGDSWKIPFIGPFLDSVNPEFGKYYTKWLSGPLSCVSVFHKFVVIAATRDMARKVLNSPMYVKPCVVDVAHKLLRPENWVFLDGKEHVEYRKGLNGLFTRNALETYLPGQEEVYNEYFNDFLSESTAAGEHKPFVYQLRELMCAVSCRTFVGHYMSREQVKKVADDYYMITAALELVNFPIILPFTKTWYGKKCADKVLEAFSNCAAKARVRMRQKGAQPECIMDRWILQMIESDRYRERIANGENVPAEEKPAMILRNFTDLEISMTVFTFLFASQDATSSAASWLLQLVADRPEIYQKVREEADRLHPYADEPISLDTLESMTFTRAVVKETLRYRPPVLMVPYLVKKDFPIPESNYVAKKGTMIIPSTWLSLHDPEAYEQPDEFVPERWITGNAEEQGKNWLVFGTGPHYCLGQTYATLNLMLLLHKLTKSYDWTHKITPTSEDIKVFATIFPMDDLLLQFTKRTAA, encoded by the exons ATGGCTTCCATCCGAGAGACCTTCAATGCCTCGTCCACCGCATTGCCGGACACAATACACGCCGTGATCGCATCCGCCAACACCGGCATTCTCAGCAAAGCATGGCATAATTTCACACCAGTAAGCTGGTTTGGCGTGTTCCTGACTGTCTTCTTGGCAGCAGTCATCTACGATCAGA TCTCCTACTGGCAGTTGAAAGGACCCCTCGCAGGCGACTCATGGAAAATCCCCTTCATTGGCCCGTTCCTCGATTCTGTCAATCCTGAATTTGGCAAATACTACACCAAATGGCTGTCCGGCCCGCTGTCATGCGTGTCCGTCTTCCATAAATTCGTCGTCATTGCGGCCACGCGCGACATGGCTCGCAAGGTCCTGAACAGCCCCATGTACGTCAAGCCGTGCGTGGTGGACGTGGCTCACAAGCTGCTCCGCCCCGAGAACTGGGTATTTTTGGATGGCAAGGAGCATGTCGAATATCGCAAGGGCCTCAATGGTCTGTTCACGCGCAACGCACTGGAGACCTATCTGCCAGGTCAAGAGGAGGTCTACAACGAATACTTCAATGACTTCCTCAGTGAGAGCACTGCTGCGGGAGAGCACAAGCCATTTGTGTACCAGCTCCGCGAGTTGATGTGCGCTGTCTCGTGCCGCACATTCGTCGGCCACTACATGTCACGGGAGCAGGTCAAGAAGGTTGCAGACGACTACTACATGATTACCGCTGCATTGGAGCTTGTCAACTTCCCCATCATTCTGCCATTCACCAAGACTTGGTACGGCAAGAAGTGCGCGGACAAGGTGCTCGAGGCCTTCTCGAACTGTGCTGCCAAGGCCAGAGTCAGGATGAGGCAAAAGGGTGCTCAGCCAGAGTGCATCATGGATCGCTGGATACTGCAGATGATTGAGTCTGATCGCTACCGAGAACGCATTGCCAACGGCGAGAATGTCCCAGCCGAGGAGAAGCCTGCGATGATTCTCCGCAACTTCACCGATCTCGAAATCTCCATGACCGTCTTCACTTTCTTGTTCGCCTCGCAGGATGCCACATCCAGCGCTGCATCGtggctgctccagctcgttGCTGATCGACCCGAGATCTACCAAAAGGTGCGCGAGGAGGCCGACAGGTTGCACCCATACGCAGACGAGCCAATCTCCCTGGATACCCTGGAGAGCATGACTTTTACTCGCGCTGTCGTCAAGGAGACGCTCCGATACCGCCCACCAGTCCTCATGGTTCCATACCTCGTCAAGAAGGACTTCCCGATCCCAGAAAGCAACTATGTCGCAAAGAAGGGCACGATGATTATTCCGTCAACGTGGCTGTCTCTTCACGACCCAGAAGCGTACGAGCAACCCGATGAGTTCGTGCCTGAGCGATGGATCACCGGTAACGCGGAGGAACAAGGAAAGAATTGGCTCGTGTTCGGCACTGGTCCTCATTACTGCCTGGGCCAGACATACGCGACGTTGAACTTGATGCTTCTCCTGCACAAGTTGACCAAGTCGTATGACTGGACGCACAAGATCACACCAACGAGTGAAGACATCAAGGTGTTTGCCACTATCTTCCCGATGGATGATTTATTGCTGCAGTTCACAAAACGGACAGCCGCTTAG